Proteins encoded within one genomic window of Bdellovibrio sp. ArHS:
- a CDS encoding DUF58 domain-containing protein, with amino-acid sequence MSLPPEVLKKVKLLEINTRKLVNNLFAGEYHTAFKGQGMTFADFREYVPGDDVRSISWPLTARTGKPYIKTFEEERELTLILAVDVSGSSDFGTGPYFKGEVMTHMAALLAFSAVKNNDQIGLLLFSDQVEHFVPPKKGRGHVHRLLRDLFYYQPKSHRTKLSQGFSYLQGVLKKRATIFVFSDFMDQGFDQSLRLLGRKHDVVACVVNDAAEYSLPQMGVIEVQDAETGEVITVDTSSSTFRAQYEDAVQKNKEQRDRLLRLSQVERVDVRSSEDYVNPLVAFFKKRK; translated from the coding sequence GTGAGTTTACCTCCAGAGGTCTTAAAAAAGGTTAAGCTCTTAGAGATCAACACAAGAAAACTTGTGAACAATCTTTTTGCGGGCGAATATCACACGGCTTTTAAGGGCCAAGGGATGACCTTTGCGGACTTCCGGGAGTATGTGCCCGGCGATGACGTGCGCAGTATCTCATGGCCTCTCACAGCTCGGACCGGAAAACCCTATATCAAAACTTTCGAAGAAGAGCGGGAATTGACGTTGATCCTGGCGGTTGATGTCAGTGGTTCGAGTGATTTCGGCACCGGGCCTTATTTCAAAGGTGAAGTGATGACTCACATGGCAGCACTTTTGGCTTTTTCGGCGGTGAAAAATAACGACCAGATCGGTTTGTTATTGTTCAGCGATCAAGTGGAACACTTCGTTCCGCCGAAAAAAGGGCGCGGTCATGTGCATCGCTTACTGCGCGATTTATTTTATTATCAGCCGAAAAGTCATCGCACGAAACTTTCCCAAGGCTTCAGCTATTTGCAAGGGGTTTTGAAAAAGCGGGCGACGATTTTTGTGTTTAGCGATTTTATGGATCAAGGATTTGATCAAAGTTTGCGACTGTTGGGGCGCAAGCACGATGTCGTAGCCTGTGTGGTGAACGATGCGGCTGAGTATTCGTTACCGCAAATGGGGGTTATCGAAGTTCAGGATGCAGAAACGGGCGAGGTTATCACCGTGGATACGTCCTCTTCGACGTTCCGTGCGCAGTACGAAGACGCGGTCCAAAAAAATAAAGAACAACGGGATCGTCTGCTGCGTCTATCACAGGTTGAACGTGTCGATGTCAGATCCAGCGAAGACTACGTCAATCCGTTGGTGGCGTTTTTTAAGAAGAGAAAATAA